A stretch of DNA from Manihot esculenta cultivar AM560-2 chromosome 7, M.esculenta_v8, whole genome shotgun sequence:
ACATATATGTTCCTAAAGGAAGCTTCTTTCTTCGTAAAGTTGCATTCCAGGGTCCTTGCAAGAACAGTGCTATTGTTCTGCGTATAGATGGTACCCTTGTGGCTCCTTCGGATTACAGGGTCATTGGCAGTTCTGGGAATTGGATAATCTTTGAACATGTCCGTGGGGTTACTGTTTCTGGTGGGACTCTCGATGGAAAAGGTACTGGATTGTGGTCTTGCAAGGCCTCTGGCAAGAATTGCCCCGTCGGTGCAACGGTACGTACAACTCACTCGCATATAcccttttaattttagaatgtGAAATGCAGCCATTGTGCCCATTTATAAGGGATTCCATGtgcatatatctatatatatccaacaaattttaaataaaaatattaattctaCTTTTGCATGTGCAGTCACTTGAATTCACAAATTCAAACAACATTGTGATCAGCGGATTGGCATCACTGAATAGCCAAATGTTCCACATTGTCATCAATGAATGCCAAAACGTCAAAATGCAAGGGCTGAAAATTATGGCCTCCGGGGAGAGCCCCAACACCGACGGAATTCATGTTGAAGCATCAACTGGTGTCACCATCCTAAATTCTAAGATAAGTACAGGGGATGATTGTGTATCAATTGGCCCTGGAACTAGTAATTTGTGGGTTCAAAATGTTGTCTGTGGACCTGGCCATGGAATCAGGTAATTAAGCATATGTTAAATATACAAAGAACATATGTGAATATGACGACTTTAATAGTCTGATAAGCTAAAAATCATCAAATGTGTTGATGTGCAGCATTGGAAGTTTAGGCAAGGACCTTCAAGAAAGTGGAGTGCAGAACGTGACAGTCACAGGAACTACATTTTCTGGAACTGAAAATGGAGTGAGAATCAAGACCTGGGGGAGACCCAGCAAAAGTTTTGTTAGGAGCATTGTTTTTCAACATCTTGTCATGAATAATGTTCAAAATCCTATTATAATTGATCAAAATTACTGTCCTAATAACAACAATTGCCCTGGCCAGGTAGCCCAAGTTTACCGAACTGCTCCTTGTTTCAATACTAAGAATTAAATCTAACTCATGTTCTAATAAAATCTCTGCTTTGAACAGGCTTCTGGGGTAAAAATTAGTGGTGTGACCTACCTAGATATACATGGATCTTCAGCAACAGAAACTGCAGTGAAATTAGATTGTAGTAAGAAGAACCCATGTTCTGGGATTCGATTAAAGGGTATAAATCTCACTTACAAGAACCGACCAGCGGAAGCATCATGCAACAATGCCAGTGGAGCCTGTTTATAGAGGGAAAACTAGCAATTTTTATATTCTTTCAATCAAATAGCATCacatataaatttttcatattatgtattaagttttttttattgtattatatAAAATTCCATCTATGATAAATGCAATAATcactattaaattataaaaaaaaacctgAAAAATTATTGACAAAGAATTCCAACAAAATTACTCATCCATTTTTTGTAAGCTCACTCATAACACCTAtccaaattcaaataatttataagcaGTTTAATTTGTTTACCATCCTATTGATTAAATAAAGTTAATAGTATTTTTATAagtgaaaaatattattaatataaaaaattagaaaaactaATAGCATGGCTACTCACACCCTTTCTCTAACCTATAGGAGGAATGTGACACGACGTATTTACAGAGTTTGCTCTAAAAATAtgctaattaatataataactttttaaattttagaaggtatagatatatatgaaaaatagttTCATgccaaatatttataattttatcataaatacATTCATATCCTCTCGGTgaggataaaaaataatatatatttatgtcTCCAAAAATAATATTAGCAGCCTAGAAAAATCTAGATGTATATACATTTATCccaaaataattaaagtttacaaaataaattctaatCGACTTGACCTCCACTAGACTATATTGCTGGTGAAATAGATGTAAGGacaatctaaaaaataaaactgcTAGATTAGATCATTAAAAAgaatatgaaatattaaaatatgagaAGTGAGTACGACTACTCAAtgagcggataaataaataataaagggaGAATAGACAAAGTTTTAATACTTAATAATACCACATAATATACTAAAATAAGTTAGCTGGATAAAtataatcattttaaatattattgtcAAGCTAGAATAAAAACCGTCGAAAATATTTATCCAACAACATAAAAATTCATATAGGATTTGATACACTCATAATATATTTCTTATGGATAATGTTGACATCTCAGatgcaataaataaaaatgataatagTTTGAGAGCGATGCTGAAATCTTGGACTCTATAATGACAATATTGGCTTAAgagcaaataaaattatattggtCATATACCTGTGCAGAGCTACTCCAAAGGGCAACCATCTAATATACATCCAAAGACTATATGTATATCAAGTG
This window harbors:
- the LOC110618724 gene encoding polygalacturonase, with translation MADQLNPTLQVLVLISLTSSLAMGAVQYNVLNYGAKPDGNTDSTMAFLAAWTQACASTKSANIYVPKGSFFLRKVAFQGPCKNSAIVLRIDGTLVAPSDYRVIGSSGNWIIFEHVRGVTVSGGTLDGKGTGLWSCKASGKNCPVGATSLEFTNSNNIVISGLASLNSQMFHIVINECQNVKMQGLKIMASGESPNTDGIHVEASTGVTILNSKISTGDDCVSIGPGTSNLWVQNVVCGPGHGISIGSLGKDLQESGVQNVTVTGTTFSGTENGVRIKTWGRPSKSFVRSIVFQHLVMNNVQNPIIIDQNYCPNNNNCPGQASGVKISGVTYLDIHGSSATETAVKLDCSKKNPCSGIRLKGINLTYKNRPAEASCNNASGACL